A stretch of Paenibacillus mucilaginosus 3016 DNA encodes these proteins:
- a CDS encoding RNA polymerase sigma factor yields the protein MEEYLRHAAGLDVLDFRGIMDLHGQEVWNYIYFLTGKADAADDLSQETFIRAYRYISTFRGESSLRTWLLKIARNLVYDYRKKSWFRRVLLMERVLGDRKGRSAEEEYFSLQLTDEIWTVVAGLPLKMREVLLLDAVHELSQKEIAEMLNISVGTVKSRIHRARAKLSEQLQKEGIPYE from the coding sequence TTGGAGGAGTACCTGAGGCACGCCGCCGGTCTGGATGTGCTCGATTTTCGTGGGATCATGGATTTGCATGGGCAGGAGGTCTGGAACTACATTTATTTTTTGACGGGGAAGGCGGATGCGGCTGACGATCTGTCCCAGGAAACCTTCATCCGGGCCTATCGATATATAAGCACTTTCAGAGGGGAGTCCTCCCTGCGGACATGGCTGCTGAAGATTGCGAGGAATCTGGTGTACGATTACCGTAAAAAGAGTTGGTTTCGTCGCGTCCTCCTTATGGAGCGGGTGCTGGGGGACAGGAAGGGGCGATCGGCGGAGGAGGAGTATTTTTCGCTGCAGCTGACAGACGAAATCTGGACGGTGGTAGCCGGGCTGCCGCTGAAGATGCGCGAGGTGCTGCTCTTGGACGCGGTACACGAGCTCTCCCAGAAGGAGATCGCCGAGATGCTGAATATCTCGGTCGGTACAGTGAAATCCCGGATTCACCGGGCAAGGGCTAAACTATCGGAGCAGCTGCAGAAGGAGGGTATCCCTTATGAATGA
- a CDS encoding 5'-nucleotidase C-terminal domain-containing protein, which produces MRLIPSRSTMIGTLALLMASLPVLPAAAAESGTAPASPSAVTAVAKKSITLLHTNDIHSRFEASDTGIGYAALATLARQYKAENPNTLLLDAGDTFHGQTIANLVRGESIVKLMNTIGYDAMTAGNHDFNYGYPRLVELAGQAKFPVLSSNTKKEDGSRILESYIIKEVDGIKLGIFGLSTPETAFKTHPNNVKGLTFHDPALEAKAVVGELKGKVDAIIALAHLGVDESSTDTSIKVAQAVPEIDVIIDGHSHTEMKEGTQVGPVLIAQTGEYLKNIGRVDLTFENGKLTGKKAGLLTKASVKEGGTAEDPAIVELVKGIKQEQEAVLSQEVGSTQIKLVGDREVVRKGESNLGNLIADAMIAESGADVSLTNGGGIRASIEPGPITKGEVVTVLPFGNYIQTKKVKGSELLAALEHGVSGYPESFAPFPHIGGMTFTFDASKPAGSRVASVNVKGVPLVPEQEYVLATNDFIAAGGDKYDMFKDQPVLGDYASLEEALISYLQKQGAVSTVAAGRINVTGAAPVAVPAPAAGAPAAAPAPTAAAGVHVVKPGDSLWKIAKLHRTTWQKLQELNALRNPNLIYPGQQIVLP; this is translated from the coding sequence ATGCGATTGATCCCTTCCCGAAGCACCATGATCGGAACCCTGGCGCTGCTGATGGCGTCCCTGCCGGTCCTGCCGGCGGCTGCCGCCGAGTCCGGCACAGCCCCCGCATCCCCCTCTGCCGTGACGGCAGTAGCAAAGAAAAGCATTACCCTGCTGCATACGAACGATATCCATTCCCGCTTCGAAGCAAGCGATACGGGCATCGGTTATGCGGCGCTGGCCACCCTGGCCAGGCAGTATAAGGCGGAGAACCCGAATACGCTGCTGCTGGACGCCGGGGACACGTTTCACGGTCAAACCATAGCCAACCTGGTACGCGGAGAGAGTATCGTCAAGCTGATGAACACGATCGGCTACGATGCGATGACGGCGGGCAACCATGATTTTAACTATGGTTATCCGCGTCTTGTCGAACTGGCCGGCCAGGCGAAGTTCCCAGTCCTTTCTTCGAATACGAAGAAGGAGGACGGCTCCCGGATTCTGGAGTCGTATATCATCAAGGAAGTGGACGGGATCAAGCTGGGGATCTTCGGCCTCAGCACGCCGGAGACGGCATTCAAGACCCATCCGAACAATGTGAAGGGGCTGACCTTCCATGACCCTGCCCTGGAGGCCAAAGCCGTAGTCGGCGAGCTCAAAGGCAAGGTGGATGCGATCATTGCGCTGGCCCACCTGGGAGTGGACGAGTCCAGCACGGATACGAGCATCAAGGTGGCTCAGGCGGTGCCGGAGATCGATGTCATCATCGATGGGCACAGCCACACGGAGATGAAGGAAGGCACGCAGGTAGGCCCAGTGCTTATCGCCCAGACCGGTGAGTATCTCAAGAATATCGGCAGGGTGGACCTGACCTTCGAGAACGGGAAGCTGACGGGCAAGAAGGCGGGCCTGCTGACCAAAGCGAGCGTGAAGGAAGGCGGGACTGCCGAAGATCCTGCCATTGTCGAGCTGGTGAAGGGAATCAAACAAGAGCAGGAGGCCGTGCTCTCCCAGGAAGTGGGCAGCACGCAGATCAAGCTGGTCGGTGACCGCGAGGTCGTGCGCAAGGGCGAATCGAACCTTGGCAATCTCATCGCCGATGCGATGATCGCGGAGAGCGGTGCCGATGTGTCGCTCACCAACGGAGGCGGCATCCGCGCTTCCATCGAACCGGGGCCGATCACGAAGGGCGAAGTGGTGACGGTCCTGCCGTTCGGCAACTACATCCAGACGAAGAAGGTGAAGGGATCGGAGCTCCTGGCCGCTCTGGAGCACGGCGTATCGGGCTATCCCGAATCGTTCGCCCCGTTCCCGCATATCGGAGGCATGACGTTCACCTTCGACGCCTCGAAGCCGGCCGGCAGCCGGGTTGCTTCCGTGAACGTGAAGGGCGTGCCGCTGGTGCCGGAGCAGGAGTACGTGCTTGCTACCAATGATTTTATCGCGGCGGGCGGGGACAAGTACGACATGTTCAAGGACCAGCCGGTGCTCGGCGACTATGCCTCGCTGGAGGAAGCGCTAATATCGTACCTGCAGAAGCAGGGAGCGGTCAGCACCGTCGCGGCGGGACGCATTAACGTGACAGGCGCTGCACCCGTGGCTGTACCGGCTCCGGCTGCAGGAGCTCCCGCAGCTGCCCCGGCACCGACGGCTGCTGCCGGAGTGCATGTCGTGAAGCCGGGCGACTCCCTCTGGAAGATCGCCAAGCTGCACCGCACGACCTGGCAGAAGCTCCAGGAGCTGAATGCGCTGCGCAATCCGAATCTGATTTATCCGGGCCAGCAGATCGTTCTGCCGTAA
- a CDS encoding response regulator has product MAKILVVDDAAFMRMMLRTMLTEAGHEIVGEAANGLEAVNAYLTTKPDLVTMDITMPELDGVGAVKEIRGHDPAARIIMCSAMGQKAMVVDAISAGAKDFVVKPFQKERVVESVNKVLGL; this is encoded by the coding sequence ATGGCAAAAATATTGGTGGTGGACGACGCGGCGTTTATGCGCATGATGCTCCGCACAATGCTGACGGAAGCGGGACATGAGATTGTCGGGGAAGCGGCCAACGGACTGGAAGCGGTGAACGCCTATCTGACGACCAAGCCGGACCTGGTGACGATGGACATTACGATGCCGGAGCTCGACGGCGTAGGGGCCGTGAAGGAAATCCGGGGCCACGATCCCGCGGCGCGGATTATCATGTGCTCGGCGATGGGGCAGAAGGCGATGGTTGTGGATGCGATCTCCGCGGGAGCGAAGGATTTTGTCGTGAAGCCGTTCCAGAAGGAACGGGTCGTGGAGTCCGTCAATAAAGTGCTCGGCCTGTAA
- a CDS encoding FAD-dependent oxidoreductase translates to MRNETVQTDIAVIGGGLAGVNAAIAAARLGRTVALVQNRPVLGGNSSSEVRVWVCGATGHGTHRYARETGIMGELFVENQYRNPEGNPYFWDLVLLEAVRAEKNIQLFLNTDVHEVEAEGSEEDRSIVSVTGWMMGSERRIRFESGMYLDCTGDGLVGFLAGAKFRLGREARHEYNEEWAPETPDDITLGSTILFYSKDAGQPVKYVPPSFAKDITQTSIPIRRVIRSGDSGCHYWWIEWGGELDTVHENERIRDELWSVIYGIWDYIKNSGQFDAENTTLEWVGSLPGKREYRRFVGDYVLNQNDILAQREFEDRVAFGGWSIDLHPPQGMYAQESGSKHLYTDGVYHVPFRSLYSANVSNLLFAGRNISATHVAFGTTRVMATCAVIGEAAGTGAALAVQHGTTPRGVYRERLAELQQTLLRQDASVIGLRSSDEADLARRAAVSSSGHLRRLALEAPAEPYPLKADAGLLLPVAPELAELELLADAVEDTVLEVEVWSTGRPENYVPHTLELRSTGTAKAGERQWVKIPLGWAPEEAQNAFIVVKANPQLSLYLSDQPQTGVIAFHHSAAPASAQNPENYRSDQPVVEWTMRELGARRPFCFRAYPETNAFTPEQAVNGYLRPYGQPHLWVSEPLASRGEAHLELSWPEPVTVSEVQLVFNDDVNEDLINLHHHRTPFEIIPELVRDYRIEGFVNGSWQALHREEGNRKRKRVHRLDAPVTVERLQLAVEQTNGSRGAEVVEIRVYG, encoded by the coding sequence ATGAGAAACGAAACCGTACAAACCGATATCGCCGTTATCGGCGGCGGACTCGCCGGCGTGAATGCCGCCATCGCCGCCGCGCGGCTCGGCCGAACCGTCGCCCTGGTCCAGAACCGCCCGGTGCTTGGAGGCAACTCCAGCAGCGAAGTCAGGGTATGGGTATGCGGAGCGACCGGCCACGGCACCCACCGCTATGCCCGGGAAACCGGCATCATGGGCGAACTCTTCGTGGAAAATCAGTATCGCAATCCCGAAGGGAACCCGTACTTCTGGGATCTCGTGCTGCTCGAAGCCGTCCGGGCGGAGAAAAATATCCAGCTCTTCCTCAACACGGATGTGCACGAAGTGGAGGCGGAGGGCTCCGAAGAGGACCGCAGCATCGTGTCCGTGACGGGCTGGATGATGGGCTCGGAGCGGCGCATCCGCTTCGAGAGCGGCATGTATCTCGACTGCACGGGCGACGGGCTCGTCGGCTTCCTCGCCGGGGCGAAGTTCCGCCTGGGCCGGGAGGCGCGGCACGAGTACAACGAGGAATGGGCGCCGGAGACCCCGGACGACATTACGCTCGGCAGCACGATCCTGTTCTACAGCAAGGATGCCGGGCAGCCGGTGAAGTACGTCCCTCCGAGCTTCGCCAAAGACATCACCCAGACGTCGATCCCGATCCGCCGCGTCATCCGCAGCGGGGACTCCGGCTGTCACTACTGGTGGATCGAATGGGGCGGCGAGCTGGACACCGTTCACGAGAACGAGCGGATCCGCGATGAGCTGTGGTCCGTCATCTACGGAATTTGGGATTATATCAAAAATTCCGGGCAGTTCGACGCGGAGAACACGACGCTGGAGTGGGTCGGCTCCCTGCCGGGCAAGCGGGAATACCGGCGCTTCGTCGGGGATTATGTCCTGAACCAGAACGATATCCTGGCCCAGCGGGAATTCGAGGACCGCGTCGCGTTCGGCGGCTGGTCGATCGACCTGCATCCGCCGCAGGGCATGTACGCGCAGGAGAGCGGCTCGAAGCATCTCTATACGGACGGGGTCTACCACGTGCCGTTCCGCTCGCTCTACTCGGCGAACGTGAGCAACCTGCTCTTCGCCGGGCGCAACATCAGCGCTACGCACGTGGCCTTCGGCACGACGCGCGTCATGGCCACATGCGCGGTCATCGGCGAAGCGGCCGGCACCGGCGCGGCGCTGGCGGTGCAGCACGGGACGACGCCCCGCGGCGTCTACCGCGAGCGCCTCGCCGAGCTGCAGCAGACGCTCTTGCGGCAGGACGCCTCGGTCATCGGGCTGCGCAGCTCCGATGAGGCGGACCTCGCCCGCCGGGCGGCGGTCAGCTCGTCCGGCCACCTGCGGCGCCTCGCCCTGGAGGCACCCGCGGAGCCTTACCCGCTGAAGGCGGACGCCGGGCTGCTGCTGCCCGTCGCCCCCGAGCTCGCCGAGCTTGAGCTGCTCGCCGATGCGGTGGAGGACACGGTGCTGGAGGTCGAGGTGTGGAGCACCGGACGGCCGGAGAACTACGTGCCGCATACGCTTGAGCTGCGGAGCACGGGGACGGCCAAGGCCGGTGAACGCCAGTGGGTGAAGATTCCGCTCGGCTGGGCACCGGAGGAAGCGCAGAATGCGTTCATCGTCGTGAAGGCGAATCCGCAGTTGTCGCTGTACCTGTCCGATCAGCCGCAGACCGGCGTGATCGCATTCCACCACAGCGCGGCGCCGGCCTCGGCGCAGAACCCGGAGAACTACCGGAGCGACCAGCCCGTCGTAGAGTGGACGATGCGGGAGCTGGGTGCCCGCCGGCCGTTCTGCTTCCGGGCCTATCCGGAGACGAACGCCTTCACGCCCGAGCAGGCGGTGAACGGCTACCTCCGTCCATACGGGCAGCCGCATCTGTGGGTATCCGAGCCGCTGGCTTCCCGGGGCGAAGCACATCTCGAGCTCTCGTGGCCGGAACCGGTCACGGTAAGTGAAGTACAGCTCGTGTTCAACGACGACGTGAACGAGGATCTGATCAACCTGCACCACCACCGCACGCCGTTCGAGATCATCCCCGAGCTTGTGCGGGACTACCGCATCGAAGGCTTCGTGAACGGCTCCTGGCAGGCGCTGCACCGGGAGGAAGGCAACCGCAAGCGCAAGCGGGTGCACCGGCTGGACGCACCGGTGACCGTAGAACGGCTGCAGCTCGCCGTGGAGCAGACCAACGGCAGCCGGGGCGCCGAAGTGGTGGAGATCCGGGTATACGGGTAG
- a CDS encoding O-acetyl-ADP-ribose deacetylase, with translation MTAAAVTVGNVSFEVMRGDITRVKADAIVNAANSSLLGGGGVDGAIHRAGGRAILDDCIRIRSRQGGCPPGEAVITTGGKLPASHVIHTVGPVWNGGTQGEAEVLRRCYRSVLALAAEHGVRSIAFPNIGTGIYGFPKELAAICAWEEVTAFVRRHAEEAGTLRQVLFVCYDEENFRLYAQEAQKRRSS, from the coding sequence ATGACGGCAGCTGCGGTCACAGTCGGCAACGTATCCTTTGAAGTCATGCGGGGCGATATTACACGGGTCAAAGCGGACGCCATCGTCAATGCGGCGAATTCAAGCCTGCTCGGGGGCGGAGGCGTCGACGGAGCGATCCACCGGGCCGGCGGCCGGGCGATTCTGGACGACTGCATCCGCATCCGTTCCCGGCAGGGCGGCTGTCCGCCTGGAGAAGCGGTGATCACAACAGGGGGGAAGCTCCCGGCCTCCCACGTCATCCATACAGTAGGCCCGGTATGGAACGGCGGCACACAGGGAGAGGCCGAGGTGCTGCGGCGCTGCTACCGGAGCGTACTGGCCCTGGCGGCGGAGCACGGGGTCCGCTCCATTGCCTTCCCCAACATCGGGACCGGCATCTACGGCTTCCCGAAGGAGCTCGCGGCGATCTGCGCCTGGGAGGAAGTGACCGCCTTCGTCCGCCGGCATGCGGAAGAGGCCGGGACGCTCCGCCAGGTTCTCTTCGTCTGCTACGACGAAGAGAACTTCCGGCTCTATGCGCAGGAGGCGCAAAAGCGGCGCTCCTCCTAA
- a CDS encoding metal-sensitive transcriptional regulator, with the protein MDIETKEEQSTSAAHADDCCGAGAERRSHHSAKVKDNLVSRLNRIEGQIRGVKGMIEKDTYCDDVLNQIAAIQSALNSVGKILLEGHMRSCVVERIEQGDTEVIDELMKTMGKLIK; encoded by the coding sequence ATGGATATCGAAACGAAAGAGGAGCAAAGTACCTCTGCGGCACATGCGGATGACTGCTGTGGTGCGGGCGCAGAACGCCGGAGCCATCATTCGGCGAAAGTAAAGGATAACCTCGTGTCCCGTTTGAACCGGATCGAGGGTCAGATCCGCGGCGTCAAAGGCATGATTGAAAAGGACACGTACTGTGATGACGTGCTGAACCAGATTGCTGCGATCCAGTCGGCTTTGAATTCGGTAGGCAAAATTTTGCTTGAAGGGCATATGCGCAGCTGTGTGGTCGAGCGGATCGAGCAGGGAGATACCGAAGTCATTGATGAGCTCATGAAAACGATGGGCAAGCTTATAAAATAG
- a CDS encoding spore coat protein yields the protein MHTQQRFAAHEFLETQEAVRTKAAHIELYGVLFSMAQDTHLKDILFNQQRRMIEGYNFGVQLLQGRGITVPAPPHTPELRVYEHPQTGLQQPSLPAPNPNATTLSDVSISTIALNLHKTGSAVSMLWANECVDPQIRQYHATSANICQEMAFEMFQYMNYKGYYQAPQLADHTMRTMIGAVQPAQQQQPYQTHFNH from the coding sequence ATGCACACCCAGCAACGTTTTGCCGCTCACGAGTTTCTCGAAACCCAGGAAGCGGTACGCACCAAAGCCGCGCACATCGAGCTGTACGGCGTATTGTTCTCGATGGCGCAGGATACGCATCTGAAGGATATCCTGTTCAACCAGCAGCGCCGGATGATCGAAGGCTATAACTTCGGCGTGCAGCTGCTTCAAGGCAGAGGCATCACGGTTCCGGCTCCTCCGCACACGCCTGAGCTTCGCGTGTACGAGCATCCGCAGACCGGTCTGCAGCAGCCGTCCCTGCCGGCTCCGAATCCGAATGCGACGACGCTGTCCGACGTGTCGATCTCCACGATTGCCTTGAATCTGCACAAAACCGGCTCGGCGGTCTCCATGCTGTGGGCGAACGAATGTGTCGATCCGCAGATCCGCCAGTACCATGCGACCTCCGCTAATATCTGCCAAGAGATGGCATTTGAGATGTTCCAATATATGAACTACAAAGGCTACTACCAGGCTCCGCAGCTGGCTGATCATACGATGCGCACGATGATCGGCGCCGTCCAGCCGGCACAGCAGCAGCAGCCGTACCAGACGCATTTCAATCACTAA
- a CDS encoding AraC family transcriptional regulator, whose amino-acid sequence MPDWRWVPDVTNQVYWERIGAFQLQEDTYGDWVAFAVKEGRFRYAVGGVQGEASFGDIVFCPPGDRFQREVLEELSFYFVTFRWRTSAAAEAGGGEAGPMPKPAGGVSVADRQRLSSNYFYMEQLQHASPERRLALAAHGFQDLWQLICIERELAAASGRPAGADDPDMQAAALWLRQHAFGPVLLKELAAQRGCTPVQFTRRFQAALGVSPMEYVTALRLQHARTLLLETALTLDEIAEQCGYENGFYLSRVFSRKLQVSPSAYRKLHRV is encoded by the coding sequence ATGCCGGATTGGCGCTGGGTCCCGGACGTGACGAACCAGGTTTACTGGGAACGGATCGGGGCGTTTCAGCTGCAGGAGGATACGTATGGGGACTGGGTGGCCTTTGCCGTCAAAGAAGGCCGTTTCCGTTATGCCGTCGGGGGAGTGCAGGGGGAAGCGTCCTTCGGAGACATCGTCTTCTGCCCTCCGGGGGACCGTTTTCAGCGCGAGGTGCTGGAGGAGCTCTCGTTTTACTTCGTTACCTTCCGCTGGAGAACGAGTGCAGCCGCGGAAGCAGGCGGTGGAGAGGCGGGCCCTATGCCCAAACCGGCCGGAGGGGTTTCAGTAGCGGATCGTCAGCGCCTCTCCTCCAATTACTTCTATATGGAGCAGCTGCAGCACGCTTCCCCCGAGCGGCGATTGGCCCTTGCGGCACACGGCTTCCAGGATCTGTGGCAGCTCATCTGCATCGAGCGGGAGCTCGCTGCGGCCAGCGGGCGGCCGGCGGGGGCCGACGATCCGGATATGCAGGCCGCGGCCTTGTGGCTCCGGCAGCATGCCTTCGGGCCTGTCCTGCTGAAGGAGCTGGCGGCTCAGCGGGGGTGCACGCCCGTCCAGTTCACGAGAAGGTTCCAGGCCGCGCTGGGGGTATCCCCCATGGAGTATGTGACGGCTCTGCGGCTGCAGCATGCCCGGACGCTGCTCCTGGAGACTGCCCTGACCCTGGACGAAATCGCAGAGCAGTGCGGATATGAGAACGGATTCTATCTCAGCCGGGTGTTCTCCCGGAAGCTGCAGGTTTCTCCTTCCGCTTACAGGAAGCTTCACCGGGTATAA
- a CDS encoding type 1 glutamine amidotransferase domain-containing protein has product MAKVAFLLGPAFEDSEMQKPYEAILEAGHEAVIIGLKAGEKLEGKQKKASYTVEMAIKDVNPNEFDAVVIPGGASPEALRLDPLIQSFVHVMDEVGKPIAAICHGPQILISAGLLQGRILTAYPPLQDDITNAGAAFQDKEVVVDRNLITSRTPKDEPAFIRETLKALEKVPSVRS; this is encoded by the coding sequence ATGGCGAAAGTTGCTTTCTTGCTGGGTCCGGCGTTTGAAGATAGCGAAATGCAAAAGCCCTATGAGGCTATTCTGGAGGCAGGTCACGAAGCGGTAATTATCGGTCTTAAGGCAGGAGAGAAGCTGGAAGGGAAACAAAAGAAGGCGAGCTATACGGTGGAGATGGCTATTAAGGATGTGAATCCAAATGAGTTTGACGCGGTGGTCATCCCGGGAGGCGCTTCTCCTGAGGCCCTGCGGCTGGACCCGCTCATCCAATCGTTCGTTCACGTGATGGACGAGGTAGGCAAGCCGATTGCCGCCATCTGTCACGGTCCGCAGATCCTGATCTCCGCCGGGCTGCTGCAGGGACGGATTCTGACCGCTTATCCGCCGCTGCAGGATGATATCACGAATGCAGGAGCCGCTTTTCAGGATAAAGAAGTGGTGGTCGATCGCAATCTCATTACCTCCCGTACGCCGAAGGACGAGCCGGCATTTATCCGGGAGACCCTCAAGGCGCTGGAGAAAGTGCCGAGCGTCCGTTCCTGA
- a CDS encoding hydroxysqualene dehydroxylase, whose translation MKTKVIILGGGVAGMSAAHELGERGYDVSVYEMKRLPGGKARSMPVPGSGKDGRSDLPGEHGFRFFPRFYKHIIDTMKRIPYGDGRHVADNLTEGTRLGLARTDGPPVEFLTEFPSSFSDLKDLFKSLFDNDLGLTEAEVEHYLSRIWQVMTSCDERREEEYQNTPWWSFINADEQSENFRRVFAGMTRILVAAKAREANTCTVGTVGAQIMLDMVLPGGSADRLLDGPTNEVWLHPWLTYLRHLGVDYHLNAKVEAISCTDGIITGATITEDGVTKEVHGDFYICALPVEVMAPLVTGEMLQADPTLAGIKLLSDDVEWMNGIQFYFKEDVPMIHGHMIYMDSPWALTSVSQAQFWPDFPMSQYGDGTVRGVLSVDVSDWEAPGLLYGKPAKNCTKEEIMEEVWHQLKLSLNAAGQEVLRDDNLHSWFLDEDIHMPNPAGSLVNLEPLLVNKVYTRELRPNAYTRIPNLLLASDYVRTNTDLATMEGANEAARRAVNVILERTESSAPFCKIWDMYDFDLLALQRHHDKKRFEKGLPWDGTIFSPVGS comes from the coding sequence ATGAAAACCAAAGTAATCATTCTTGGGGGCGGGGTTGCCGGAATGAGTGCGGCCCATGAACTCGGAGAGCGGGGCTATGATGTTTCCGTTTACGAGATGAAGCGCCTGCCCGGAGGCAAAGCAAGGTCGATGCCGGTTCCAGGAAGCGGCAAGGATGGCCGCAGTGACCTGCCGGGAGAACACGGATTCCGATTCTTCCCCCGTTTCTATAAACATATTATCGATACGATGAAGCGAATTCCCTATGGAGACGGCAGGCATGTAGCCGATAATCTGACGGAAGGCACCCGCCTTGGGCTTGCCCGCACGGATGGGCCTCCGGTAGAGTTTCTCACCGAATTTCCGAGCTCCTTCTCCGACCTGAAGGATCTGTTCAAGTCCCTCTTCGATAACGACCTGGGCCTGACGGAAGCCGAGGTGGAACATTATCTGAGCCGGATTTGGCAGGTGATGACAAGCTGCGACGAGCGGCGTGAGGAAGAGTACCAGAATACGCCTTGGTGGAGCTTTATCAACGCCGATGAGCAGTCGGAGAATTTCCGGCGCGTCTTTGCCGGCATGACCCGTATTCTCGTTGCCGCCAAAGCTAGAGAAGCGAATACGTGCACCGTGGGAACCGTAGGGGCCCAGATTATGCTCGATATGGTGCTCCCCGGCGGAAGTGCGGACAGGCTCCTTGACGGGCCTACGAATGAGGTCTGGCTGCATCCCTGGCTGACCTACCTGCGACATCTGGGAGTTGACTATCATCTCAACGCCAAGGTGGAAGCGATCTCTTGTACGGATGGCATCATCACAGGTGCTACGATTACAGAGGATGGCGTCACCAAAGAGGTTCACGGAGATTTCTACATTTGTGCCCTGCCGGTAGAAGTCATGGCGCCTCTGGTTACGGGCGAAATGCTGCAAGCCGACCCTACCCTGGCGGGCATCAAACTGCTGTCCGATGATGTGGAATGGATGAACGGCATTCAATTCTACTTCAAAGAAGACGTCCCGATGATTCACGGGCACATGATTTATATGGATTCTCCTTGGGCGCTGACTTCCGTTTCACAGGCCCAGTTCTGGCCGGACTTTCCGATGAGCCAATATGGTGACGGAACGGTTAGAGGCGTGCTGTCCGTAGATGTTTCCGATTGGGAAGCACCCGGCCTGCTGTACGGCAAACCGGCTAAGAACTGCACCAAGGAAGAAATCATGGAGGAAGTATGGCACCAGTTGAAGCTGAGCCTGAATGCGGCCGGACAGGAGGTTCTAAGGGATGACAACCTCCACTCCTGGTTCCTCGATGAAGATATCCATATGCCTAATCCGGCAGGATCCTTAGTCAATCTGGAGCCCCTGCTGGTCAATAAGGTGTATACCCGGGAGCTTCGCCCCAATGCGTATACCCGTATTCCCAATCTTCTGCTTGCCTCGGACTATGTCAGAACCAATACGGATCTGGCCACGATGGAAGGAGCTAATGAAGCGGCCCGCCGCGCGGTGAATGTCATCTTGGAGAGAACGGAGTCGTCTGCCCCCTTCTGCAAGATTTGGGATATGTATGATTTTGATCTGCTGGCACTGCAGCGTCACCATGACAAGAAGCGGTTTGAAAAAGGCCTTCCGTGGGACGGTACTATATTTTCCCCTGTTGGCAGCTAA
- a CDS encoding HD domain-containing protein, whose translation MNGMTGEQIRQGIIGQAERLVQEQLGGDSSGHDWWHMFRVARTARRIAEAEGADVFVCELAALLHDLADEKLVEDKEAGQRRIEAWLNEAGVSPGDTDHIMEIIRTVSYSGGHGVPMRTLEGRIVQDADRLDAIGAIGIGRTFAYGGAKGRLMHDPAQAPREAMTQEEYRSSGGTAINHFYEKLLKLKDLMNTDTGRALALERHRYMEGFLEQFYQEWEGESPMFRKTP comes from the coding sequence ATGAACGGAATGACAGGGGAGCAGATCAGACAAGGCATCATCGGCCAGGCCGAGCGTCTGGTACAGGAGCAGCTGGGGGGCGACAGCAGCGGGCACGACTGGTGGCACATGTTCCGGGTAGCCCGTACCGCACGGCGGATCGCAGAGGCCGAAGGAGCGGACGTGTTTGTTTGTGAGCTGGCGGCGCTGCTTCATGATCTCGCGGACGAGAAGCTGGTAGAGGACAAAGAGGCGGGCCAGCGGCGGATTGAGGCATGGCTGAACGAAGCGGGCGTGAGCCCGGGTGACACGGACCACATTATGGAGATCATCCGGACCGTCTCGTACAGCGGCGGACATGGAGTGCCGATGCGCACACTGGAAGGTCGGATCGTACAAGATGCGGACCGGCTGGATGCGATCGGAGCCATCGGGATCGGCCGAACCTTCGCCTATGGCGGAGCCAAGGGGCGCCTGATGCACGACCCTGCGCAGGCGCCGCGGGAGGCGATGACCCAGGAGGAATACCGGAGCAGCGGGGGAACCGCCATCAATCATTTTTACGAGAAGCTCCTGAAGCTCAAGGATCTGATGAACACGGACACCGGGCGGGCTCTGGCTTTGGAACGCCATCGGTATATGGAGGGCTTCCTCGAGCAGTTCTATCAGGAGTGGGAAGGCGAAAGCCCGATGTTCCGGAAGACGCCGTAA